A genomic stretch from Salvelinus namaycush isolate Seneca chromosome 25, SaNama_1.0, whole genome shotgun sequence includes:
- the znf414 gene encoding zinc finger protein 414 isoform X5, with the protein MSELVRLLSSSPVPPVDRSSPKNMSTGMASVPLLQPTSNTTQGQRMPCTLYGCYRVYTDTDSLAKHIKDHQNHVPTQSLPGKVFLCSSIGCSGSFPSMQHLMEHMRQHHKPNTYFLCQSCRSKLRSYRALLKHLHTCAKVAKSKAKAGEQAEVKPDPDPDAAVPMATDQETPQQQEPMESEPSHPVPGSTGSDHLSALAPSPYQPPEDGSLLGLDLKSALLPGAFSIQEGGGGGLSATQPPSLTDQLPEGSYGSFSQYLQSPLDVSGPEQQQQRPPRPVPSALPSSPPPQTSAPPGSNARWRKNQGDHVPSSQTKVSPDTEASTYTCL; encoded by the exons ATG TCTGAACTAGTGAGACTGCTGTCGTCTTCTCCCGTACCGCCAGTTGACCGCTCGTCCCCCAAGAACATGTCTACGGGGATGGCCTCTGTACCACTACTGCAGCCTACTAGCAACACAACCCAAG GTCAGAGAATGCCCTGCACATTATATGGCTGCTATCGTGTCTACACGGACACAGACAGCTTGGCCAAACACATCAAGGACCATCAGAATCACGTCCCCACGCAGTCCCTCCCAG gtAAAGTGTTCCTCTGCTCCTCTATCGGCTGCAGCGGCTCCTTTCCCAGCATGCAGCATCTGATGGAACATATGAGACAGCACCACAAACCCAACACGTACTTCCT GTGTCAGAGTTGTCGGTCCAAGCTGCGTTCCTACCGCGCCCTCCTCAAACACCTCCACACCTGCGCTAAGGTAGCCAAGAGCAAGGCCAAGGCTGGCGAGCAGGCAGAGGTCAAGCCTGACCCTGACCCCGATGCTGCTGTTCCCATGGCTACAGACCAGGAGACCCCACAGCAGCAGGAACCCATGGAGTCGGAACCCTCCCATCCTGTCCCTGGGTCCACTGGGTCTGACCATCTCTCTGCCCTGGCTCCCTCCCCCTACCAGCCCCCAGAGGATGGATCTCTCCTCGGCCTGGACCTCAAGTCGGCCCTGCTCCCTGGGGCTTTCTCCATCCAGGAGGGAGGTGGTGGGGGATTGTCAGCCACCCAGCCCCCAAGCCTCACAGACCAGCTCCCCGAGGGATCCTATGGTTCCTTTTCACAGTACCTTCAATCTCCACTGGATGTTTCTGGACCGGAGCAGCAACAGCAGAGGCCTCCCAGGCCCGTCCCTTCTGCTCTACCTTCCTCTCCGCCACCCCAGACCTCCGCCCCGCCCGGTTCGAACGCTCGCTGGAGGAAGAACCAAG